A single region of the Deltaproteobacteria bacterium genome encodes:
- the zupT gene encoding zinc transporter ZupT has protein sequence MDNRILLALGLTLLAGLSTGIGSTIAFFGKRSHPGFLSATLGFSAGVMIYIAFVEMLPGGRELLIGDLGESASGWWSMIAFFVGILLIFAIDLLVPSYENPHDAVLLEDVELPAGDGKHLERLGLFTALAVGVHNFPEGISTFFAAVNDPAVGVSIAIAVALHNIPEGISISVPVLYATGSKRKAFIFSFLSGISEPIGALLGWALLAPFLSDSLQGLVYSGVAGVMVFISLDQMLPNAKKYGQGHESLYGLIAGMAVMAITLQLL, from the coding sequence ATGGACAACAGGATTCTACTCGCACTTGGGCTGACGCTCCTCGCCGGACTCTCCACGGGTATCGGCTCGACCATCGCCTTCTTCGGCAAGCGCAGCCACCCCGGCTTCCTCTCGGCGACCCTGGGCTTCTCGGCGGGCGTGATGATCTACATCGCCTTCGTGGAGATGCTGCCCGGCGGGCGAGAGCTGCTCATCGGCGACCTCGGCGAGAGCGCCAGCGGCTGGTGGAGCATGATCGCCTTCTTCGTGGGCATCCTCCTCATCTTCGCCATCGACCTCCTGGTGCCCTCCTACGAGAACCCCCACGACGCGGTCCTCCTCGAGGACGTGGAGCTCCCGGCGGGCGACGGCAAGCACCTCGAGCGCCTCGGGCTCTTCACCGCGCTGGCGGTGGGCGTCCACAACTTCCCGGAGGGGATCTCCACCTTCTTCGCGGCCGTGAACGATCCCGCGGTGGGCGTCTCCATCGCGATCGCCGTGGCCCTCCACAACATCCCCGAGGGCATCTCGATCTCCGTGCCCGTGCTCTACGCCACCGGGAGCAAGCGCAAGGCCTTCATCTTCTCCTTCCTCTCGGGGATCTCGGAGCCCATCGGCGCCCTCCTGGGCTGGGCGCTGCTCGCCCCCTTCCTCTCGGACAGCCTGCAGGGGCTGGTCTACTCCGGGGTGGCCGGGGTGATGGTCTTCATCTCCCTGGACCAGATGCTCCCGAACGCGAAGAAGTACGGCCAGGGACACGAGAGCCTCTACGGGCTCATCGCGGGGATGGCCGTCATGGCCATCACCCTGCAGCTCCTCTAG
- a CDS encoding MOSC domain-containing protein, whose translation MHLASIHVGRPRAVSWQGKTLQTAIFKERAGGPVRAAFGRLEGDESAHKEVHGGEYSAAYSYASEHYAFWRAELARAELAPAAFGENLSTVGLDEAEVCVGDRYRFGEVLLQATQPRIPCAKLEMATGTPGMIERFSASGRWGIYWRVLEEGVLREGDRIECVSVDPARLPMSLFYDYESAPRALLEATLEHEALHPMWRKRIRQRLNKQDEGPSN comes from the coding sequence ATGCACCTGGCCTCGATCCACGTCGGCCGACCGCGGGCGGTGAGCTGGCAGGGAAAGACCCTCCAGACGGCCATCTTCAAGGAGCGGGCCGGGGGTCCGGTGCGGGCCGCCTTCGGCCGCCTCGAGGGGGACGAGTCGGCTCACAAGGAGGTCCACGGCGGGGAGTACTCGGCCGCCTACTCCTACGCCTCCGAGCACTACGCCTTCTGGCGGGCCGAGCTCGCGCGGGCCGAGCTCGCCCCGGCGGCCTTCGGAGAGAACCTCTCCACGGTGGGCCTCGACGAGGCCGAGGTCTGCGTCGGTGACCGCTACCGCTTCGGTGAGGTGCTGCTCCAGGCGACCCAGCCCCGGATCCCCTGCGCCAAGCTGGAGATGGCGACCGGGACTCCCGGCATGATCGAGCGCTTCTCGGCCTCCGGCCGCTGGGGGATCTACTGGAGGGTCCTCGAGGAGGGGGTGCTTCGAGAGGGCGACCGCATCGAGTGCGTCTCCGTGGATCCCGCCCGGCTGCCGATGTCGCTCTTCTACGACTACGAGTCCGCTCCCCGCGCCCTCCTCGAGGCGACCCTCGAGCACGAGGCCCTGCACCCGATGTGGCGCAAGCGGATCCGCCAGCGGTTGAACAAGCAAGACGAGGGTCCGTCGAACTGA
- a CDS encoding metallophosphoesterase family protein, with the protein MPCRLASTSIPALRTLALGLGLLWITSAWAQPRWVRLSYEGDASSSVTVSWNTDSATDSEIVRYGPTTQYGTEVSATDAPIPLPGTLGFVHQVQILGLEPETEYHYSVGGPGAWSADAIFRTAPADRCGGPLRFVALGDGRSQDDSGVDDKWHEILLDAVAHDPLFILDTGDLVKDGKSDPQWVDWLTETDAFNPYFPHQPSIGNHDDDTMTGDGAMYNDIFALPRNLSSGTEDFYWFTAGDAIFVAISSTTYNQDAFAQQAAWLDQVLTDNPRRWKFVWMHHPPYTSHANFFGTEFNHPPNEVNQNAALVPIFDKHHVDVVFAGHNHYYERFDPLNYNPGDVEQGQLASGFDTGTVYVITGGAGAFTYDEFDLGGVTIDLIDWVCSPFTAARGSAICSGKHHYTVVEIVDNVLTFEAITTRKQNFGDETPFTIETFQITKPDLGPCPPPDPTDGGTGDGGPGDGGADGGADAGPDAGGEPDAGTDPDAGLPDGGVPDGSTPDGGTITDAGTTGDGGGGGTEAKGCGCESEGPAGGGLALLLAGLLGLALPGRRRRTGD; encoded by the coding sequence ATGCCCTGCCGCCTCGCCTCGACCTCGATCCCGGCCCTCCGCACCCTCGCCCTGGGCCTCGGGCTCCTCTGGATCACCTCCGCCTGGGCCCAGCCCCGCTGGGTGCGCCTCTCCTACGAGGGGGACGCCTCGAGCTCGGTGACGGTCTCCTGGAACACCGACTCCGCCACCGATAGCGAGATCGTGCGCTACGGTCCGACCACCCAGTACGGAACCGAGGTCTCGGCGACCGACGCCCCCATCCCGCTACCCGGCACCCTGGGCTTCGTCCACCAGGTCCAGATCCTCGGCCTGGAGCCCGAGACCGAGTACCACTACAGCGTCGGCGGTCCGGGGGCCTGGTCGGCCGACGCCATCTTCCGCACCGCGCCGGCGGATCGCTGCGGGGGTCCCCTGCGCTTCGTGGCGCTGGGCGACGGCCGCTCCCAGGACGACTCGGGGGTGGACGACAAGTGGCACGAGATCCTCCTCGACGCCGTCGCTCACGACCCCCTCTTCATCCTCGACACCGGTGACCTGGTGAAGGACGGCAAGAGCGATCCCCAGTGGGTGGACTGGCTCACCGAGACCGACGCCTTCAATCCCTACTTCCCCCACCAGCCCTCCATCGGGAACCACGACGACGACACGATGACGGGCGACGGGGCGATGTACAACGACATCTTCGCCCTGCCGCGAAACCTCTCCAGCGGGACCGAGGACTTCTACTGGTTCACCGCCGGTGACGCGATCTTCGTGGCCATCTCGTCGACCACCTACAACCAGGACGCCTTCGCCCAGCAGGCCGCCTGGCTGGACCAGGTGCTCACCGACAACCCCCGGCGCTGGAAGTTCGTCTGGATGCACCACCCGCCCTACACCTCCCACGCGAACTTCTTCGGGACCGAGTTCAACCACCCCCCGAACGAGGTGAACCAGAACGCGGCGCTGGTGCCCATCTTCGACAAGCACCACGTCGACGTCGTCTTCGCCGGCCACAACCACTACTACGAGCGCTTCGACCCCCTGAACTACAACCCGGGCGATGTCGAGCAGGGGCAGCTCGCCAGCGGCTTCGACACCGGGACGGTCTACGTGATCACCGGCGGCGCCGGCGCCTTCACCTACGACGAGTTCGACCTGGGCGGGGTCACCATCGACCTCATCGACTGGGTCTGCAGCCCCTTCACCGCGGCGAGGGGCTCCGCGATCTGCTCGGGCAAGCACCACTACACGGTGGTCGAGATCGTGGACAACGTGCTGACCTTCGAGGCGATCACCACTCGCAAGCAGAACTTCGGCGACGAGACCCCCTTCACGATCGAGACCTTCCAGATCACCAAGCCCGATCTCGGCCCCTGCCCGCCCCCGGATCCCACCGACGGCGGCACCGGCGACGGGGGCCCCGGTGACGGGGGCGCGGACGGCGGCGCCGACGCGGGTCCCGACGCGGGAGGCGAGCCGGACGCCGGCACGGATCCGGACGCGGGTCTGCCGGATGGCGGCGTCCCGGACGGGAGCACCCCCGACGGCGGGACGATCACCGACGCCGGGACCACCGGGGACGGCGGGGGCGGCGGCACGGAGGCCAAGGGCTGCGGCTGCGAGAGCGAGGGTCCCGCGGGGGGAGGGCTCGCGCTCCTCCTGGCGGGTCTCCTCGGGCTCGCGCTCCCCGGCCGCCGCCGCCGGACGGGGGACTGA
- a CDS encoding DUF5684 domain-containing protein has protein sequence MEGSGGGGGGIVVLLIQLAIAVLMIASMWKIFVKAGQPGWAAIVPIYNAVVLLQVAGKPIWWIVLFFIPLVNFVIAILVMVALAERFGKGVGFAILMLLLPFVGYPMLGFGDAQYQG, from the coding sequence ATGGAAGGTAGTGGTGGTGGTGGCGGCGGGATCGTCGTCCTCCTGATTCAGCTCGCGATCGCGGTCCTGATGATCGCTTCGATGTGGAAGATCTTCGTCAAGGCCGGGCAGCCGGGCTGGGCGGCCATCGTTCCGATCTACAACGCCGTCGTGCTGCTGCAGGTCGCGGGCAAGCCGATCTGGTGGATCGTGCTCTTCTTCATTCCGCTCGTGAACTTCGTGATCGCGATCCTGGTCATGGTCGCCCTCGCCGAGCGCTTCGGGAAGGGCGTGGGCTTCGCGATCCTCATGCTGCTCCTGCCCTTCGTGGGCTACCCGATGCTGGGCTTCGGGGACGCGCAGTACCAGGGCTGA
- a CDS encoding FecR domain-containing protein has protein sequence MTDPREANDTRLEEELRAAWSAPSAREGFADRVLAARAAETLSAPAEAPARRWRARLAPMSLGAAAALLAVVVLGGIDHWLILPSSGSSHADTRTELAIGARARAVAEAGAALLWSVQMGGQATVQQQRGDVFYRVDTGAPFRVETPAGSVVVEGTCFRVQLVAERGLVVSVYEGGVLLSNEGGEVRVGPGEVASTGVKGAPRKQRVLRVDTGAAAPGELDATLAERDALRGRVESLEKQLSSLKEGGRIAPEVLDGETVALRQEVEALREKLHAMKKADLDPIRQAIPFPDGLDARYREEALMSAFQEALRLGEIPGDVRAIDCSEYPCIVHGVLSVGDTEEALREALGRFEARLAEQYPEDESDTQMMVSRMKRRNEAGEEETSDNFAVTITPADGEREPEDAAREAARIRERVGQYFQSSLGK, from the coding sequence ATGACTGATCCCAGGGAAGCGAACGACACCCGGCTGGAGGAAGAGCTGCGCGCCGCCTGGTCGGCCCCGAGCGCCCGGGAGGGCTTCGCCGACCGGGTCCTGGCGGCGCGCGCCGCCGAGACCCTCTCCGCCCCCGCCGAGGCGCCTGCCCGCCGCTGGCGAGCGCGCCTCGCTCCGATGAGCCTCGGCGCCGCCGCGGCCCTCCTCGCCGTCGTCGTGCTCGGCGGCATCGACCACTGGCTGATCCTGCCCTCGAGCGGGAGCAGCCACGCCGACACCCGCACCGAGCTCGCCATCGGCGCGCGGGCCCGGGCCGTCGCGGAGGCCGGCGCCGCGCTCCTCTGGTCGGTGCAGATGGGAGGGCAGGCCACCGTGCAGCAGCAGCGCGGCGACGTCTTCTACCGGGTGGACACCGGGGCGCCCTTCCGGGTGGAGACCCCGGCCGGCTCGGTCGTGGTGGAGGGCACCTGCTTCCGGGTGCAGCTCGTGGCCGAGCGCGGCCTGGTGGTGTCGGTCTACGAGGGGGGCGTCCTCCTCTCCAACGAGGGCGGCGAGGTGCGGGTCGGCCCCGGAGAGGTCGCCTCCACCGGGGTGAAGGGAGCGCCGCGCAAGCAGCGGGTGCTCCGGGTGGACACCGGGGCCGCGGCGCCGGGCGAGCTGGACGCGACCCTGGCCGAGCGGGACGCCCTCCGGGGCCGGGTCGAGAGCCTGGAGAAGCAGCTGAGCTCCCTGAAGGAGGGCGGCCGGATCGCGCCGGAGGTGCTGGACGGTGAGACCGTCGCCCTCCGCCAGGAGGTGGAGGCGCTACGGGAGAAGCTCCACGCGATGAAGAAGGCCGACCTGGATCCGATCCGCCAGGCGATCCCCTTCCCCGATGGCCTCGACGCCCGCTACCGGGAGGAGGCCCTGATGAGCGCCTTCCAGGAGGCGCTGCGCCTGGGGGAGATCCCCGGCGACGTCCGGGCCATCGACTGCAGCGAGTACCCCTGCATCGTCCACGGCGTGCTCTCGGTCGGCGACACCGAGGAGGCCCTGCGGGAGGCGCTCGGCCGCTTCGAGGCGCGCCTCGCCGAGCAGTACCCCGAGGACGAGAGCGACACCCAGATGATGGTCTCGCGGATGAAGCGCCGGAACGAGGCCGGCGAGGAGGAGACCAGCGACAACTTCGCGGTCACCATCACGCCCGCCGACGGGGAGAGAGAGCCCGAGGACGCCGCCCGGGAGGCGGCCCGGATCCGGGAGCGGGTCGGTCAGTACTTCCAGTCGAGCCTGGGGAAGTAG
- a CDS encoding sigma-70 family RNA polymerase sigma factor yields the protein MPDASRRAAPPGELDDLTVARARQGDPGASRALIERYQGPVHALLGRLLGPAGRGAEIDDLAQECFLRVFRALPRFQIQGPARLSTWILTIATRLAIDSLRRIRPDSLPHAIEESLAVDEREALRPEQRVLLAEVDALLSTLTPEYRAAFVLRIHHELSYREIAGLLGVEEGTIKSRIARARTALRDALEEVSHD from the coding sequence ATGCCCGACGCCTCCCGGCGAGCCGCCCCCCCGGGGGAGCTCGACGATCTGACCGTGGCCCGCGCCCGCCAGGGCGACCCGGGGGCCAGCCGCGCCCTGATCGAGCGCTACCAGGGGCCGGTCCACGCCCTCCTCGGCCGGCTCCTGGGGCCTGCCGGGAGAGGCGCCGAGATCGACGACCTGGCTCAGGAGTGCTTCCTGCGGGTCTTCCGCGCCCTGCCCCGCTTCCAGATCCAGGGGCCGGCCCGCCTCTCCACCTGGATCCTGACCATCGCCACGAGGCTGGCCATCGACAGCCTCCGCCGGATCCGGCCCGACAGCCTGCCCCACGCGATCGAGGAGAGCCTCGCCGTGGACGAGCGGGAGGCCCTCCGGCCCGAGCAGCGCGTGCTCCTCGCCGAGGTCGACGCCCTCCTCTCGACCCTCACGCCCGAGTACCGGGCCGCCTTCGTCCTGCGCATCCACCACGAGCTCTCCTACCGGGAGATCGCCGGCCTGCTGGGCGTGGAGGAGGGCACCATCAAGTCCCGCATCGCCCGGGCGCGTACCGCTCTGCGAGACGCCCTCGAAGAGGTGAGCCATGACTGA
- a CDS encoding Smr/MutS family protein yields MAADRPEDVDPREDEVVELPIDGTLDLHTFHPREVKTLVPEYLEACRERGILEVRLIHGKGTGQLRERVHAILRRLDGVEHFALAGEDRGGWGATVVFLGPLP; encoded by the coding sequence ATGGCCGCCGATCGCCCCGAGGACGTCGACCCTCGCGAGGACGAGGTCGTGGAGCTGCCCATCGACGGCACCCTCGATCTGCACACCTTCCACCCGAGGGAGGTGAAGACCCTGGTGCCCGAGTACCTCGAGGCCTGCCGCGAGCGGGGGATCCTCGAGGTGCGGCTGATCCACGGGAAGGGCACCGGCCAGCTGCGAGAGCGGGTCCACGCCATCCTGCGCCGCCTGGACGGGGTCGAGCACTTCGCCCTGGCGGGGGAGGATCGCGGCGGCTGGGGGGCCACGGTGGTCTTCCTCGGGCCCCTGCCCTGA